In the Pseudonocardia cypriaca genome, one interval contains:
- the cobT gene encoding nicotinate-nucleotide--dimethylbenzimidazole phosphoribosyltransferase, whose product MRWRRTGSDQRAVRRNAFYETVHSRRDVRSGFRRDPVDDAVLARVLEAAHAAPSVGFSQPWDFLVLRDRAVRERVHAHVAAAREAYAASLPAARAAAFRDVKVEAILDAPLNIAVTCDPTRGGRHVLGRHTQPRTAQYSVVGAVQNLWLAARAEGLGVGWVSFGDERALAALLGLPPHLDLVAYLCVGHVDAFPDEPELATAGWARRRPLRWAVHHDTYGRRGLPGEEPMDLLAETVAAIGPADAAARTAAAERLDRMTKPRGALGKVEDLAVTLAGIAGTCPPPVPEPAAVAVFAADHGVHAQGVTPWPQEVTAQMVANFLAGGAVVNAFARRLGVEVCVVDVGVAAPLDPAPGLLPRRIADGTADLATGPALTREQARAAVEVGIETARDLVTAGNRCLVTGDMGIANTTAAAALISAFTGAEPGEVTGRGTGVDDATLAHKTAVVAAALARHRPDPADPLGVLAAVGGLEHAALAGFALAGAALRVPVLLDGVNAGAAALAAAAFAPDARAYWVAGHRSAEPGHTRALAHLHLDPLLDLGMRLGEGTGALLALPVLQSAAQALQDVATFDAAGVTDKTS is encoded by the coding sequence ATGCGTTGGCGTCGGACAGGTTCCGACCAACGCGCCGTTCGTCGGAACGCCTTCTACGAAACCGTGCACTCCCGCAGGGACGTGCGCTCCGGGTTCCGGCGCGATCCTGTCGACGACGCCGTGCTCGCCCGGGTGCTGGAGGCCGCGCACGCGGCCCCGTCGGTGGGGTTCTCCCAGCCGTGGGACTTCCTCGTGCTGCGCGACCGCGCCGTCCGCGAGCGGGTGCACGCCCACGTCGCCGCGGCCCGGGAGGCCTACGCCGCGTCGCTCCCGGCGGCTCGGGCGGCGGCGTTCCGCGACGTCAAGGTCGAGGCGATCCTCGACGCGCCGCTGAACATCGCCGTCACCTGCGACCCCACCCGCGGTGGCCGGCACGTCCTCGGCCGGCACACCCAGCCGCGCACCGCGCAGTACTCGGTGGTCGGGGCAGTGCAGAACCTCTGGCTCGCCGCCCGCGCCGAGGGCCTCGGCGTCGGCTGGGTCAGCTTCGGCGACGAGCGGGCCCTCGCCGCGCTGCTGGGCCTGCCGCCGCACCTGGACCTGGTGGCCTACCTGTGCGTCGGGCACGTCGACGCCTTCCCGGACGAGCCGGAGCTCGCCACGGCGGGCTGGGCGCGCCGCCGCCCGCTGCGCTGGGCCGTGCACCACGACACCTACGGACGCCGAGGCCTGCCCGGGGAGGAACCGATGGACCTGCTCGCCGAGACCGTCGCCGCGATCGGGCCGGCGGACGCCGCGGCGCGCACCGCTGCCGCCGAGCGCCTCGACCGGATGACGAAGCCGCGCGGGGCGCTCGGCAAGGTGGAGGACCTCGCCGTCACGCTCGCCGGGATCGCCGGAACCTGCCCGCCGCCGGTGCCCGAGCCGGCCGCGGTGGCCGTGTTCGCCGCCGACCACGGGGTGCACGCCCAGGGCGTGACGCCGTGGCCGCAGGAGGTCACGGCCCAGATGGTCGCGAACTTCCTGGCCGGGGGAGCGGTGGTGAACGCCTTCGCGCGGCGGCTCGGCGTCGAGGTCTGCGTGGTCGACGTCGGAGTGGCCGCGCCCCTGGACCCGGCGCCCGGTCTTCTCCCGCGGCGGATCGCCGACGGCACCGCCGACCTGGCCACCGGTCCCGCCCTGACCCGCGAGCAGGCCCGCGCCGCGGTCGAGGTGGGGATCGAGACGGCCCGCGACCTCGTCACGGCCGGCAACCGCTGCCTCGTCACCGGTGACATGGGCATCGCCAACACCACCGCGGCCGCGGCCCTGATCAGCGCCTTCACCGGCGCCGAACCGGGGGAGGTGACCGGCCGCGGCACCGGTGTCGACGACGCGACCCTCGCCCACAAGACGGCCGTGGTGGCCGCCGCCCTGGCCCGCCACCGCCCCGACCCGGCCGACCCGCTCGGCGTGCTGGCCGCCGTCGGCGGCCTGGAGCACGCTGCGCTGGCCGGGTTCGCGCTCGCCGGCGCCGCCCTGCGCGTGCCGGTGCTGCTCGACGGGGTGAACGCAGGCGCCGCCGCCCTCGCCGCGGCCGCGTTCGCCCCGGACGCGCGCGCCTACTGGGTGGCAGGTCACCGCTCCGCCGAGCCGGGTCACACCCGCGCCCTCGCCCACCTGCACCTCGACCCGCTGCTCGACCTCGGCATGCGGCTCGGGGAGGGCACCGGCGCCCTGCTCGCCCTCCCGGTGCTCCAGAGCGCGGCCCAGGCGTTGCAGGACGTCGCCACCTTCGACGCCGCCGGGGTGACCGACAAGACCAGCTGA
- a CDS encoding DUF998 domain-containing protein, which translates to MKRSGRLGVAPLLLAVLALLALARSTVIMVYLGVTYFREVDPISVPLSYYAFVEGGEQLFFSAAVALAVGTLAVLVGMARSGVRMAGRPTVLLAVWAVCLVLAAVFPADGTPGVMTFGGWVHQFAGAGILAVLSFAGLAAAARLAEKQEWAPVVSTVRTLSIAAAVLAAAYLASRLDDVVPGIFGPVDVGGVLQRMVLAFHVAVVAALAVQLVRVSWPAVWRRATATPPPGAPTVAPRP; encoded by the coding sequence GTGAAGCGATCGGGCCGGCTGGGTGTGGCCCCGCTGCTCCTCGCGGTGCTCGCGTTGCTCGCACTGGCCCGCTCGACCGTGATCATGGTCTACCTCGGTGTCACCTACTTCCGCGAGGTCGACCCGATCTCGGTGCCGCTGAGCTACTACGCCTTCGTCGAGGGCGGTGAGCAGCTGTTCTTCTCGGCGGCGGTGGCGCTCGCCGTCGGGACGCTCGCCGTGCTGGTCGGGATGGCCCGCTCGGGCGTGCGGATGGCCGGCCGGCCCACCGTCCTGCTCGCGGTGTGGGCGGTCTGCCTGGTGCTCGCCGCGGTCTTCCCCGCCGACGGCACGCCGGGGGTCATGACGTTCGGCGGCTGGGTGCACCAGTTCGCGGGTGCCGGCATCCTCGCCGTGCTGTCGTTCGCCGGGCTCGCGGCCGCGGCCCGGCTCGCCGAGAAGCAGGAGTGGGCGCCCGTCGTCTCCACGGTCCGCACGCTCTCGATCGCAGCCGCGGTGCTCGCCGCGGCGTACCTGGCCAGCCGGCTGGACGACGTGGTGCCCGGCATCTTCGGCCCGGTCGACGTCGGCGGCGTCCTCCAGCGGATGGTGCTCGCGTTCCACGTCGCCGTGGTGGCGGCGCTGGCGGTGCAGCTCGTCCGCGTGTCGTGGCCCGCGGTGTGGCGTCGCGCCACCGCCACCCCGCCGCCCGGGGCGCCCACGGTCGCCCCGCGCCCCTGA
- a CDS encoding thioredoxin domain-containing protein encodes MGDTQPDQYVREATIPLQPRIGSYDHLQGVLGAELSLVEYGDFECPYCRRAYPIIEEVRQRLGDRLVFVFRHFPLAELHPYALSAAVAAEGAALKGQFWPMHAKLYSGDEPALRQEDLRRYAEEIGIPPEKVTWPATRFVEDRVEADFNSGVRSGVRGTPTLFVNGEIYRGSVTVEHLVEALETTAPASVGLAL; translated from the coding sequence ATCGGCGACACCCAGCCCGATCAGTACGTCAGGGAGGCCACGATTCCTCTCCAACCCCGGATCGGCAGCTACGACCACCTCCAGGGCGTACTCGGCGCGGAGCTCTCGCTCGTCGAGTACGGCGACTTCGAGTGCCCGTACTGCCGGCGCGCATACCCGATCATCGAAGAGGTCCGCCAGCGGCTCGGCGACCGGCTCGTCTTCGTCTTCCGGCACTTCCCGCTCGCCGAGCTGCACCCGTACGCGCTGTCGGCGGCCGTCGCCGCGGAGGGTGCGGCGCTCAAGGGCCAGTTCTGGCCGATGCACGCCAAGCTCTACTCGGGCGACGAGCCCGCGCTGCGGCAGGAGGACCTGCGCCGCTACGCGGAGGAGATCGGCATCCCGCCGGAGAAGGTCACGTGGCCGGCCACCCGGTTCGTCGAGGACCGCGTCGAGGCCGACTTCAACTCGGGTGTCCGCAGCGGCGTACGGGGTACCCCCACCCTGTTCGTCAACGGCGAGATCTACCGCGGCTCGGTCACGGTCGAGCACCTCGTGGAGGCACTGGAGACCACAGCACCGGCGTCGGTGGGCCTCGCGCTCTGA